The Rosa rugosa chromosome 3, drRosRugo1.1, whole genome shotgun sequence sequence tgatgtcatttgagagtatagaGACCACCCAGATTAATTCTCAgaaagagggaccaaactgattttaacCCCAAAGTTCAAGgaagtaaactgaatttaatccaataTATTAATACCCAATTTGGGTTTGAATTCACAAAatagaaaagataaaaaaaaaaaaggactaatATGTTTAAAATCTTCTAATAATCTCGTGAAACTAATGCAGAAATTGTCTTTAACATAGTTCACCGTCGCATATAAAAACTTACAAGTTCGTATTTACAATCTCATCTCTAAGTATGATGTAGTACACCAAAAATATAAGAAcagattaaaaataatatatgcaCATTCACGGCGTGTAACTTCTATATATACTACTAATGGAAGGTCATGAAATAGAGTGAACGCCATCAGAAACTATACCACTCATCAGCCAAAAAAGAATGATCTCCACCTCGATTCTCTGCTTCACTACCCCAGCAATAGTCGGACGGATATTGGATTATTGGATTCAACTGCACGGGAAGGGAGACGATCTTTCTGTCTATCGAGCTGATCGGGTTTCCTGCAGGTCATAAAATGGAAGCTTAGGAAGAAGCTGATAGTGGAGAACATGGTAAAAGGAGAGAGTGGAGAACATGGTAAAAGGAGACTACTGTCCTGCTGTCTAAGAAAACTTGCTGAAAATATGATACAAGTAATCTAGTGATCTACTGTGCATCTCTAAAGGAGACTATTGTCTTGCTGTCTAAGAAAACTTGCTGAAAATATGATACAAGTAATCTAGTGATCTACTGTGCATCTCTAAGGCACTATACAAATTGAGTGATTGATAAGTTCCGAGTAACAAGACCATCTGGACCAAGCGGTACCTCTGCTTTAATCTAGACTTGTATGAGATCACCCAATTGGAGGTAGCCATTTGCCGAGAGTCAGGGTAACACTCCAATGTATTGCCTCAAATGGACAATCAGTTGCTTATAAGGCATGTGGTGTCTCATTTGCAACTAAAATGTCTATATATGTACCAGAGCTCTGTAGTTTTTTCTAGTGTGATGCCTGCAATTTTGTGTGCATTGAACTTGGTTCTTACGAAATTGATACAACAGCAATTGTGACTCCATGACTTTATGTATAGTGTGTGGCTGTGGTATTTTTGCGTGCGATGGATAAGGACATGATAAAATTAGAGGACTCACCGAACGAAAAGGAAAGTCTTCTGCCTCAAGCATATGAACAATTTGCCCCATTTTTGGCCGCTTATGGACATCTAAATCTATACAGCGGAGACAAACCAACAATGCTCGCTTCAAAGATCTTGGAGGGGGCTGAACTTCTATCAATGGATCTAAAATCTCCTCCCCACGGCGACTTGAAATCATTCCTTTAAACCAATCAACCAGGTTCATCTGATATGCACCAACCAGAACAGTTATCACATGGAATAAGTCCTTTTAGCAAGCAGAAAATGGAAAGTTGATTTTACCTCTCCAGCTGGTCTGGAATAGTCAATTGGGCTTCTTCCTGTAATTATCTCCATAAGTAGAACTCCAAAACTATATACATCACTCCCCTCATTAAGCATACCTGTACTTGCATACTCTGGAGAAACATATCTACAGCAATTACAATAAAGAATCAATGCTACATAGTTGAGATATCAAACTGGGTAACGCATTGATGAAACAAGATTTTAGGATTTGAGCAAGAACTAACCCGAATGTTCCCATTACACGTGTAGTCACATAGCTTGACTCAGGTCCCAAGAGTTTGGCCAAGCCAAAATCTGATACTCTTGGGTTCCACTTTCTGTCCAGAAGAATGTTACTGGATTTTATATCACGGTGAACCACTTTGGGTTCTAACCCTTCATGTAAATAGGCCAGCCTGTAAGAGGAAAGTTACAAGTAATTGATCTAATGCTGAAAGACAGAAAATGCAGAAGCAATGGATTACAGCTATAGTCGACTGCTAGCTTATAGGGCAAATGAAAAGCATATTGAGGCCACTTATAGCTTTGCTTTTAAGCATCAGAACAGCTGAACTGAACAAGGAGGAGAAAATTGTCACACCCTTTTGCAGTTCCAATGGCTATCTTCATTCTGATATCCCAAGTCAGAGGGCTGACAGGCCCAACATCACCATGCAACCACTGCTCCAAATTCCCATTGTCAATATATTCATATACAAGCATCCTTGAAGTCAATAGAAGTCCCCACGGATATGTTAGAAAACGAGCAAGTTTGGTCCTCATTTAATGGAAAATATGATACTGGAGTTACCTTTGAGCACCTTCTGCACAATAACCAATTAGACCAACCAAGTTCTTATGCTTTACTTTTCCTATGGCTTCCACTTCCACCTTAAACTCTGTCTGAGCTTGACCCCTATATATAAGATTACAAGCAAGTAGATTTTTGTTaacaaaaacatatataattctaaatattatggttaTGTCAACATGCTAGCTCGCATTCATATAAAAGGAATTAGGAAATGTTCTGAATACTACAATGTCCAGTTGAAAACTTATAACCACGTAATTGGACAGGCATGATCTTACCTACCCTTCTTGTTTAATTTCAGAATTGGAATCTTTTGATGATGAAGTCGCAGTGTCTCAAATACATTTTGGTCAATCAAAAGTAGTAACAAGCTACTGTGCACAACATAACATTGAGGCATGAATGGAAGTTTGGAAAGCACAAAGTTCAAATTATATTATATTGTAAATagtaaaaagagagaaagaatgAAGAATAAAGTGATTAAAGCTTAAACTAATCATTTTCTTTTCCTAGTACCGCGGAACAAAGGCAgtcactttttctttttaatcaaACAAAGCATATGTTATCCAATCAAACAACAATAGTGCTAATTGTACAGCCAAATACACAATTACGTGCAAAACAACAATGAGATGATGCAACACACCAAATTAACCATAGGACATATTAGATACGTGGCACGAACAACTtaatctttatttttttcttagtTTTTGCTAGTGCTACACTAAATTTTGCTCGCTAAATAATTACACTAAATTTTTGCTAGTATAGCGGAACAAAGGCAgtcactttttctttttaatcaaACAAAGCATATGTTATCCAATCAAACAACAATAGTGCTAATTGTACAGCCAAATACACAATTACGTGCAAAACAACAATGAGATGATGCAACACACCAAATTAACCATAGGACATATTAGATACGTGGCACGAACAACTtaatctttatttttttcttagtTTTTGCTAGTGTTACACTAAATTTTGCTCGCTAAATGATTACACTGTATTAGACCTCATTTTGTCTAGCAATATATTATCTGCTATTTGCCAAGTATTTTTGGTGAACAAAGATTTTAATTTCCATATTCCCTGGTAAATTCCACGTCGCAAATTGTGATCTGCCGACTTCAGCCCGCTAATAGAATTGACCCTTCGTTACCAGACGACAGAGCTTAAGCGTTCTCTAAGAAGAGAAGACAAAACAGAGAGTTGACACAGATCCATCATCCAAGGAATaggtttttacttttctttattcttgttttttaCTTGCAGCAAATATTTGAACGCAGTTTCTAAATCCTTCCCCTACCAAAGCAAGAGGTCATGTGCGACTACATAAACTAATCGAATTTAAAAATGTCCAAACATGACAGAACCCAAGAATTATATTACTTCAGACCAACAAGAAAGAGCATTATTGATACCTGCTGCACCTACACAGCTTCGATCTAAGAAAATGTCACCGTCTTAATCAACCAATCTAAGAAAATATGAATTTCgtagagaaaggaaaaaaaaaatgaaaatgaaaatggcaAAATATCCAAAATTAAGTAAAAAGCCGACGTACTTGTTGTTAAGAAGGTTCTTGACGGCGACAACAGAGCCGTCCTGCAAAGATCCCCGGTAAACGACGCCGTACCCTCCTTCTCCAATCACATTCTCTGGCGAGAATCCACGTGTCGCGGTCTCCAGCTCCCTGAGGCTATACCACCGGCCCCACCCGAACACGTCACTCTCCCCGCTCCTCCTTTTCCCATTTTCCACATCAACGGTCGGTTCAGTCGGTCGTGCTTCCTTCAACTTTTGGTTTCCGATTTTGCcctcggcggcggcggcggcggcaggGGGAGGAGAAGGATCCGGACGAGGTTCCTTGATCTCGGCGATCTCTTTGGAGACGAGCGGGATTGAGCCGGAGCTGTGCTTCACGCGGATGCGGCTCTTCCGGCGACGCGAAACCCGATGGGCGCGGACGCAGAGGCAGACGAGGAGAAACACGGCAAAGACGCCGGCGAGGAGGATTGCGATCACGACGTAGAGCTTGAGGTTGAGGAGCTCGGTTTTGGAGGTCAGCTTGTGGGAGAGGGAGGTGTCCGGAGATGGAATCTCGTCGCCGGAATCAGACATTGTTTCCGGCGAGGTGGAGGAGTTGGGGGCTTGAGTGAAAATGTGAGAAGGAAGAGAGGAGTGTTTGTTAAGAGGAGGATGGATGAAATGGCTTGAAGTTAAAGTCGAGTAATCGAGTTAGGCCATTACAGGATTTtggtgaaagagagagagagagagagagagagagtgcggTTTCAACGGACACAAAAAGCGAAAGGTGAAAGTTAAGTCAAAAAAATAGAGGGAGAAGtgttggattttgggtttggtatTGGAGATTATTACGAAGTTGCCATTGTATAGGGATGGGTCAATAatttaaataatatttttgtaaCGGAATAATTAAGTGTTTAAGCGTCGAGTTTTTAGTGTCTTAAGTGGGGAAGGTTAATAATTAAGTCCACAAGTATGGCGGTAAACTCGAACGGATTGGAGAGGTCAACGGTCAACCCAACCTCAACTAGTAATCTTTGAACTCATATTATAATTTGCTAGTTATTGCAAAGATATATTTGAGATTAGAGGTTAGAGGATAGGACGTGATCGGCTTATCAAATGTATTAATATGACTTTTTATGTGGACTCTAATGTATGATTACGTTCTTCATTTCATTGTATAATGTTAGTTTAGATAatactagtctgcaatcacatgctctgcatgtgtaagaaaaattttaattgtaaaaaaaaaaaaaaaagttatctacaaaagaaaatagatctgttattgcagagagaaaatagtgggagagaaaagtggaggttgtgggataatttcttttcaattttcttaataaaatctattttataattgtcctatttacccttatgatttaatttattgtcaaagttttttaatctttcagggttaaatctgtcaaaattttcaattttggctaacaaagcctcttctcttaataatagtatagatgaaTTAGCCTCACAGCTAGATTACATTTTTGCGTACatcattttttaattaaaaaataatattattattttattgaGAAATTTAGTTAAATTGAGATACTCATTTCAGTTGACTGTCATTATTAGCTGCATTTCAAATACTTTTTTTCATGCATTGGACATACAATGATTATCAATTAATTTGGTATGATTTAGATAACAACATGTAGGAAAATGGGGGAAACGGGCTACTAAAGTTTCCACTAATAGGGTTTTCACTGTTGCTTCTGTAGAGTTTGCTAGATCTTTGTGATTTTGTAGGGTTGAGGTCTAGAAGTAATGCAAATGGTTTAAATTAGTGCATTGCAAGATCTCTTTTGTTATTTAAACTAACTCTATGGAACAACAGACTAATTTTACATGATAATTTATCGCTAAAAACAATCAATATTCATATATAGTTGTTAATCTATCGACACACACATAATCAATTACTGACAAAtttacaattttattttttaaataagcAATATATTTACAAATTTGATACAAGCATATAGTCTGTCATTACAGGAAACTGATATTTTAATTTCCACACTATAGTAACTCGGACCGTCTTACATGGTCATTATTGGTAAACTTCCATACCACCATGCATATGCATATGCATGAAgatttatatattatatactaATCACATGCTACACGTACATAATTAGCAGGTTGCAAGACAGCAAAGATCAACTACTTCGATTCTATTTTTATGGGATGTTTACTAGCGAAGACAGTACTTCATATAATTCTAAATTAAAAAGATTAGTATTATTTGAGGAGCTAGGTAACACCTCCTTGTCAGTTCCCCTTATATCGAAACCAAAGATTCTAATTAAGTTTCAACTACTCTAATTCAATAGGCAAAATGGGCAGTGACCCTTTTTCGTGTTACATAATCTATCCATCTGTTTCATATTTGAACGCATTTGTATTCACCGGTTGAGGTAGGAGGTAATTATCTAATTAATGCAACTCACTACCTAATTATTGGTTGTAGTTCTTGGACCCTTGTTTATCATCCACAATAGTAGTTTGATATGAACGTGCATGTCTTAACAATCATGAACATACATGTGGAAAGAGTTATGTCTCCAAACGAGGAAAGAGAACAGAGTTACGTGCTTTTTACAAGAAGGTCGCTTAGGAAATGTTTTCCTCAATGCATCAACCTTAATTATCTATTTTCCCGTCCAGTGGAAATTATTATACAGTCTCAAATCACCACACTTATTGTGATTTGGATATTTGACCTAATTGGTTCACATGATACACGTCTTGTTGATCATACCATTGAACATTATTTTACATATTTTTTCTGTCCATGCATTCAGCTCTGTTGCAATATATATAGCAACTCTATGAATtatatcatatatttttttggCACTGTCACATGGTAGTTTACTATGACAGAATAATTACTCCTCATGCATGCACATCATTTCCAGTGATTTAGCAAACGAAAAGAGAAAATAAGGAATGTGAACTGTAAATTAAGGAGTGGAAATAATGTTCTCCTGAAACAAAAATCATGTTAAATTATCTATTTTTTAGATCACGTTGACATGAggtaaagaaaaaagaataacgAGCTAAAAACAAGTTAATATTATGAGTCATAAATCTTTACCGCGTGGGTATCGTACGTGGTTCTGCAGGTGCTGCTTGTAATTCGTTACAAATGGAGGGTATTTTAAAGTGGGGTTGTGTCTGGAGTTTGGAGGGAAGAGCGTGAGGAGGGTCCTGCAGCGTTAgttattatttgaattattcGTGATTGAGTTGGAACAACTGGCAAGTCATGTAAGAAACTTCTTTAAAGCAGTTCATGAGCAAAATGTTTCTACACTTCAATGCCACTCTTTAATACAACTTTTGTTCTCTCTATATATTGCAATCCAATATATACCACAGTTATTGATCGCAAAGAAAATAGGGAGATGGTGTAAAGCTGCGCCAAAATGATTTTAAGGAGGTGACGCGTTTCAAAATTTTAGCAAGATTTAGGAAAATTTGAACTTTCATCATctttcaaaattttcattcatTGTATTTGCTACGATGTAGATCTAAGAGTTAAAATTTTGAAGTTTCACATATTCTAGATCATGACTTAAAACAGACCGATCGTGTTACGCATATGAATTTTTTAGGCAAAACTTACCAATTTCGATGAAATTTAGAGCACATAATGATTCAACATGTCATCTGAGAATAACAAGAAAAGTAATGATGACTAACGACAATGTATATAAGGTACATACTATAACACATTACGTAACATTCTCAACACGAGATATACGTACATTATTAGTACTGTA is a genomic window containing:
- the LOC133740491 gene encoding probable receptor-like serine/threonine-protein kinase At4g34500, which encodes MSDSGDEIPSPDTSLSHKLTSKTELLNLKLYVVIAILLAGVFAVFLLVCLCVRAHRVSRRRKSRIRVKHSSGSIPLVSKEIAEIKEPRPDPSPPPAAAAAAEGKIGNQKLKEARPTEPTVDVENGKRRSGESDVFGWGRWYSLRELETATRGFSPENVIGEGGYGVVYRGSLQDGSVVAVKNLLNNKGQAQTEFKVEVEAIGKVKHKNLVGLIGYCAEGAQRMLVYEYIDNGNLEQWLHGDVGPVSPLTWDIRMKIAIGTAKGLAYLHEGLEPKVVHRDIKSSNILLDRKWNPRVSDFGLAKLLGPESSYVTTRVMGTFGYVSPEYASTGMLNEGSDVYSFGVLLMEIITGRSPIDYSRPAGEMNLVDWFKGMISSRRGEEILDPLIEVQPPPRSLKRALLVCLRCIDLDVHKRPKMGQIVHMLEAEDFPFRSETRSAR